In the Candidatus Bathyarchaeum sp. genome, TGAACTTGCTACATTCTGACAAAATCTTTAACACATTATGGCAAATGAAAAGAGACCACTATCAAACATCGCAATCAAAAATAACAGACCGCAGACTCCGCATGATAGCTAATACTGTAGACCGTGACAAACCTGAAGAAGTAAAAGAACACCTAGCAAACAAAAAAAGAAAAGACAGCTACATAGAAGGTTTAAGGCATGAAAACTCCAATAGTAATTGGGGTGAGTGATGAACCAGCAATCAGGGGAGAATTTGGTTCGAAAACTGATAAAACAAGGTGTTCTTCGGTCGTCTAACGTGATTGAGTCGTTGCGAAGAGTTCCAAGGGAATTGTTTTTGCCAGAAAATGCTAAACCAAGTGCGGCTTTGGATTGTCCGCTTTCTATTGGTTGGGGCCAAACGGCTTCTGCGCCTCTTGGTTGAGGAGTTGGTCAACCAGGCGAAACATGGTAGCCATAATGGATGAGGCCCTTGAACTAGAAATCGGACATAAAGTCTTGGAAATTGGAGGAGGTTCAGGCTGGCATGCAGCAACCATAGCTGAAATTGTTGCACCTTCAGATGTATCGAAAGAAAAATGGGGACATGTTTACACAATTGAAAGAATTCCCCAGTTGGCAGCTTTCGCGAAAATTAACATTGATAATGCAGGATTTGCAGACCGGGTTACAGTAATTCACAGCGACGGAACCCTTGGATATCCAAAAGAAGCTCCGTATGACAGAATTTTTGTTGCTGCTGCAGGTCCAAAGGTTCCAGAACCATTAGTTAACCAACTTAAAGAGACGGGTGTTCTTTTGGCACCTGTTGGAGGTGTACAGCTGTATCAAAGCTTAATTCGAGTTAGAAAACAAAATGGAAAAATAACCCAGGAAAACCTTGGGGGCGTAGCCTTTGTCCCATTAATTGGAAAACATGGCTTTGAACAAAAAGTTTAGCCAAACCAAGACTCAAGGGTAGTCTTGCTTTTTGATTCCTTAAAACTAACAGCCATTTTGTTAACTGCACTTCTGACGCGGTCTTCAGAAAAGTCCCGTTCCCGACACAAAAAATCAACTACCCCTTTCGCGTTTGGGGATTTCCATTCTAGTTTGTAGTCGTCAGTAACTTTTGGATTCAAGAAAACATCTCGAATTCCTTTGTAATCCGCAATGCAATCAGAATTGTCCAAGTTGGGAATAACTTCTTCGATGCATCCATGCTTTTGGATTAGTTTCAAGGCAGTTTTGGGTCCAACGCCCTTTATTCCTGGATTAAAATCAGTTCCCACCAATATGGCCAAATCGATGAGTTGTTTGCGGGTGATTTCTAAGTCTTTCAGAACAGAGTCAAGTTTCATTACTTCGGGAAACACGTTAACGTAAGTGTTCCGTCTTGGAATTTTTCGTCTACCGCTTACGGTCACATTTCGCACAAGACGGGTTGCACCAAACAGTAAACTATCGTAGTCTTGGCTCCCACAGTAATCCGCTGTGCCCTTTATTGTCATGTAAGCTGCTTGGGCTTCCCCTTCAGAGGGAGCTTGAATCCATGGAATTCCCAATTCAGAAAGCAATCGTTTGGAGTCTTCAGGCATATAACTTTTCATTTTAGAAGTCATCTGAGCATAACGCCGCGCCAGTTCAATGTCGCCGTCTTTTTTGGCTTGCTCATACTTCACTAGGGCCTCTGCTTTGACGTGGGTGCGGCGTTTTACTTCTGCCTCTTTTAGTTCAGGGGATTCTCCATCAAAAACGTAAACAACTTTGACTCCTTTCTCGGCCAAGTTGGCGGTTCGGTACAATAATCCGATTAGATGACTGGTTATCATGCCCGAGCGGTCTTTCAAGGGCGTGCCATCAGGTTGGCGAATACTAGACAAAAACTGATAAAGACTATTATAAGCGTCAATGGCGACAATTTTTCCACTTAGAACATTAAAATCAATTTCAGTTTTTGGAATTAATACTCGCAGATTTACACCCAATGCTGTGCCACCAGAAAGGTTGATGGAAGTTTTCCCAAAGAAAAGGTTAAGGGAAAACTTTTATTGTTTTTGTTCGACCAACTCAACTCGTCGTTTGCCTTTTGTGGAAGTTGAGACATACAATACGCCTTCAATTTCCATGCGCAACAAAGTCTTGTTTAGTTCGCTAAAGCCGACCTCATGAGTTGCTTTCACCAAATCAAATAGGTCAACGTCTGTCATTGGACCTTTCCGTTCCAGTAACTCTCGAATTTGCGTTTTCAAAGGGTGAGACACCCAAGTTTTCATCAATACTGTTTCACTTCCATTATTGTAACTATGCTACAGGAGTTGTAGGCTTCTTTAGTTGTCGAACATTCTTCATGAAATTACGATACCAATTCTCCATATTAGGCATAATAGATGGTCCAGATTTTTCAAGGGCTTTCCTGAAATCATCAAAAGTAACAACTTTTGCATTTATGTCTCTACGCAAAGCATTAAGTCCAGCTTCTCGACAAAGAGCTTCAATGTCTGCACCGGAATACTTCTTTGTCATTATAGACAACTGAGCCAAATCCACATCATCTGCCAAAGGCATCTTACTGGTATAGATTTTTAAAATTTCCAACCGACTTTCTTTTTCGGGTTCAGGAACATAAATCAAACGGTCAAACCGTCCAGGACGAAGAATTGCAGGGTCAACAATGTCTGGCCTGTTAGTAGCTGCAATGATAACTACATCTTCCAATGAGACCAAACCGTCCATCTCGGTTAG is a window encoding:
- the fen gene encoding flap endonuclease-1, with the protein product MGVNLRVLIPKTEIDFNVLSGKIVAIDAYNSLYQFLSSIRQPDGTPLKDRSGMITSHLIGLLYRTANLAEKGVKVVYVFDGESPELKEAEVKRRTHVKAEALVKYEQAKKDGDIELARRYAQMTSKMKSYMPEDSKRLLSELGIPWIQAPSEGEAQAAYMTIKGTADYCGSQDYDSLLFGATRLVRNVTVSGRRKIPRRNTYVNVFPEVMKLDSVLKDLEITRKQLIDLAILVGTDFNPGIKGVGPKTALKLIQKHGCIEEVIPNLDNSDCIADYKGIRDVFLNPKVTDDYKLEWKSPNAKGVVDFLCRERDFSEDRVRSAVNKMAVSFKESKSKTTLESWFG